The Microbacterium sp. Nx66 genome contains a region encoding:
- the secE gene encoding preprotein translocase subunit SecE, with product MDQDEPRGDVVAAGATRQKKGNPFSRFFGGIALFIRQVIAELRKVVTPTRKELFKFTGVVLVFVLIVMGIVYGLDYVFGLLTHYVFGIPG from the coding sequence ATGGATCAGGACGAACCGCGCGGCGACGTCGTCGCGGCCGGCGCCACGCGCCAGAAGAAGGGCAACCCCTTCTCCCGGTTCTTCGGGGGCATCGCCCTGTTCATCCGCCAGGTCATCGCCGAACTGCGCAAGGTCGTCACCCCGACCCGCAAGGAGCTTTTCAAGTTCACGGGTGTGGTGCTCGTCTTCGTCCTGATCGTCATGGGCATCGTCTACGGTCTCGACTACGTCTTCGGGCTCCTGACGCACTACGTGTTCGGAATCCCTGGCTGA